Proteins encoded together in one Formosa sp. Hel3_A1_48 window:
- a CDS encoding CvpA family protein: MSVIDIVLGALIIYGIIKGFFKGLFVEVASLLALMLGVYGAVHFSNYASEFLSSYVDWSEHTMSVSSFVITFVIIVFAVSLAGKALTKLADFAALGVINKFLGALFGGLKVALILSIVLLVFKRVNPSLKMVSDEELKTSIFYEPVGVLAPLILPRFAGDDQAFGVPDFSTSEQE; the protein is encoded by the coding sequence ATGTCTGTAATTGACATTGTTCTAGGCGCCCTTATTATATATGGTATTATTAAAGGGTTTTTTAAGGGTCTTTTTGTAGAAGTTGCTTCTCTTTTGGCTCTAATGTTGGGCGTGTATGGCGCTGTTCATTTTAGCAACTATGCTTCAGAATTTTTATCAAGCTATGTAGATTGGTCTGAACACACAATGAGCGTAAGTTCCTTTGTTATTACTTTTGTAATAATCGTTTTTGCGGTATCCTTGGCGGGTAAAGCCTTGACAAAGCTTGCTGATTTTGCTGCGCTTGGTGTTATAAACAAGTTTCTGGGTGCTCTTTTTGGAGGCCTCAAAGTGGCGCTAATTTTATCTATTGTCTTGCTTGTTTTTAAGCGCGTAAACCCAAGCTTAAAGATGGTTTCTGACGAAGAGCTTAAAACCTCTATATTTTACGAGCCAGTGGGTGTTTTGGCTCCGTTAATCTTACCCCGTTTTGCTGGAGACGACCAAGCCTTTGGCGTTCCTGATTTTAGCACTTCTGAGCAAGAATAG
- a CDS encoding tetratricopeptide repeat protein, which yields MKKLIVLFWLIGLLGFSQENLLFEQANTLYNKGEYQGAISIYNKIISNGFHSSALYFNMANCYYKANEIAPSIYYYEKALKLSPYDEETLNNYSFAKQMTIDKFDNIPEVEVLKFYEKMAGFFNVFGWSIFCILTMWVFVLLFIAYYRSETTKSKRAYFILSVFSVLNLTLGLALLNKKLNLDNKRFAVVFSQEVASKSEPNLKSETVFILHEGAKIQILESYKKEWTKIKLIDGKSGWLPNQVFKEL from the coding sequence ATGAAAAAACTAATTGTTCTTTTTTGGCTGATTGGGCTTCTTGGTTTTTCACAAGAAAATCTATTGTTTGAACAAGCAAACACACTGTACAATAAAGGCGAGTATCAGGGCGCCATTTCCATATACAACAAGATTATAAGCAATGGCTTTCATTCTAGTGCCTTGTACTTTAACATGGCTAACTGCTACTATAAAGCAAATGAAATAGCGCCAAGTATATATTATTACGAAAAAGCTTTAAAATTAAGCCCCTATGATGAAGAGACACTTAACAACTACAGCTTTGCTAAGCAAATGACAATCGATAAATTTGATAATATACCTGAGGTTGAAGTGCTTAAGTTCTATGAGAAAATGGCGGGATTTTTTAATGTCTTTGGGTGGTCTATTTTTTGCATACTAACGATGTGGGTGTTCGTGTTGTTGTTTATTGCATATTATCGTTCTGAAACCACGAAAAGCAAAAGAGCATATTTTATTCTAAGTGTTTTCTCTGTTTTGAATCTTACTCTGGGGCTTGCTTTACTCAATAAAAAACTAAATCTAGACAACAAGCGTTTTGCTGTCGTTTTCTCGCAAGAGGTTGCCTCAAAATCCGAGCCTAATCTAAAAAGTGAAACAGTTTTTATTCTTCACGAGGGCGCGAAAATTCAAATTCTTGAATCGTACAAAAAAGAATGGACAAAAATTAAGCTTATTGATGGCAAAAGCGGATGGTTGCCCAACCAAGTCTTTAAAGAGTTATAA
- a CDS encoding tetratricopeptide repeat protein, with protein MRKIVYKHLFCKPTLNSFLSCFMLFVCAAFVNQSQAQQKDEIQAESDAFVYDGNAVLDENFTEAEKYYRRAISKKATNAKSSYNLGSAYYAAEFYDEALSKLIESTEHGNKKEKHAAFHNIGNTLMKNKKCKEAVEAYKSALRNNPADDETRYNLALAKDCAEEQGGGGDEGDDDKEKEDKDEQNKDQKEDSDKQQDKDEPNKDKDDKNKDPKEKGGDQKDNKDKPKDKEGDQKNPNQNNKNRQGKMSPQQVKNLLEAMNNEEKKVQEKMNASKVKGVKVKTDKDW; from the coding sequence ATGAGAAAAATCGTTTATAAGCACTTGTTTTGCAAACCAACTTTAAACTCTTTTTTAAGCTGCTTTATGTTGTTTGTGTGTGCCGCTTTTGTGAATCAATCACAGGCACAACAAAAAGATGAAATTCAAGCCGAATCAGACGCTTTTGTATACGACGGAAATGCTGTTCTGGACGAAAATTTCACTGAAGCTGAAAAATATTACCGCAGAGCGATTTCAAAGAAAGCTACTAATGCAAAAAGCTCATATAATCTTGGTAGTGCTTATTATGCCGCTGAGTTTTACGACGAAGCACTTTCAAAGCTTATTGAGTCAACAGAACATGGCAACAAAAAAGAAAAGCATGCAGCGTTCCATAATATTGGAAATACACTCATGAAAAATAAAAAATGTAAAGAAGCTGTTGAGGCCTATAAAAGCGCGCTAAGAAATAACCCGGCAGACGATGAAACCCGATATAACTTAGCCCTAGCAAAAGATTGTGCTGAAGAGCAAGGTGGTGGCGGGGACGAAGGCGACGATGATAAAGAAAAGGAAGACAAAGACGAGCAAAATAAAGACCAAAAAGAAGACAGCGACAAACAACAAGATAAAGACGAACCAAACAAAGATAAAGACGACAAAAATAAAGATCCTAAAGAAAAAGGGGGCGACCAAAAAGATAATAAGGACAAGCCAAAAGATAAAGAAGGAGATCAAAAAAACCCCAATCAAAACAACAAAAACAGACAAGGAAAAATGTCGCCGCAACAAGTAAAAAATCTACTTGAAGCTATGAATAATGAAGAAAAAAAAGTTCAGGAAAAAATGAATGCCTCCAAAGTAAAAGGAGTAAAAGTAAAAACAGATAAAGACTGGTAG
- the pheS gene encoding phenylalanine--tRNA ligase subunit alpha: MIDRIQKLIEEADSFTTNSLADLEAFRVKYLGKKGFLNGLFADFKSVPNDQKKAYGQAINTLKSTALEKVSTLKAELEANTTKTSAVGDLTRPGDPINIGGRHPISLVKNQIIDIFSRIGFNVSEGPEIEDDWHNFTALNLPEHHPARDMQDTFFIQTDPDILLRTHTSSVQVRYMENNAPPIRTISPGRVYRNEAISARSHCFFHQVEGLYIDKNVSFADLKQTLQYFTKELFGKSKIRLRPSYFPFTEPSAEVDVYWGLETETDYKMTKGTGWLEIMGCGMVDPNVLKNCGIDPKEYSGFAFGMGIDRIALLLHQINDIRLLSENDVRFLEQFKSSF, encoded by the coding sequence ATGATTGACCGCATTCAAAAATTAATCGAAGAAGCCGATAGCTTTACAACAAATTCTCTTGCTGATTTAGAGGCTTTTCGTGTCAAGTATTTAGGTAAAAAAGGGTTCTTGAATGGATTGTTTGCTGATTTTAAATCAGTCCCAAATGATCAAAAAAAAGCATACGGTCAAGCTATAAATACATTAAAATCTACGGCTCTTGAAAAGGTAAGCACATTAAAGGCTGAACTAGAGGCAAATACAACAAAAACGTCTGCTGTTGGAGATTTAACACGGCCTGGTGATCCGATTAATATCGGAGGAAGGCATCCTATTTCCTTGGTTAAGAATCAAATAATAGATATTTTCTCGCGTATAGGATTTAATGTCAGTGAGGGGCCAGAAATAGAGGATGATTGGCACAACTTTACTGCACTCAATCTTCCGGAGCATCATCCGGCAAGAGATATGCAAGACACGTTCTTTATACAAACTGACCCAGATATTTTATTGCGCACACACACAAGCTCTGTTCAAGTGCGCTATATGGAGAACAATGCCCCGCCAATTAGAACGATTTCGCCTGGCCGTGTGTATAGAAACGAGGCTATTTCTGCTCGCTCACATTGCTTCTTCCACCAAGTCGAAGGACTATACATTGATAAAAATGTAAGTTTTGCCGACTTAAAGCAAACTCTACAATACTTTACAAAAGAGCTGTTCGGAAAGTCTAAAATCCGATTAAGACCCTCATACTTTCCATTTACAGAGCCAAGTGCTGAAGTTGATGTCTACTGGGGTTTAGAGACTGAAACAGACTATAAAATGACAAAAGGTACTGGTTGGCTAGAAATAATGGGGTGTGGAATGGTTGATCCAAATGTATTGAAAAATTGCGGAATAGACCCAAAAGAATATTCGGGTTTTGCCTTTGGCATGGGCATCGATCGAATTGCGCTTTTATTGCACCAAATTAATGATATTCGTTTGTTAAGTGAAAATGATGTGCGTTTCTTAGAACAATTTAAAAGCTCCTTTTAA
- a CDS encoding SulP family inorganic anion transporter — MKGFFSNIKGDAFGGITAGVVALPLALAFGVSSGLGPSAGLYGAIFISFFAALFGGTNTQISGPTAPMTAVSMVVIASIVVASDGDVNKALPSILMVFFLAGLIQVGLGLVGVGKYIKYIPYPVVSGFMTAIGVIILLTQILPSLGYSPKEDMEYVNQFKPQAEEIILENILKEEAGEGLLVLEDFKETIRRAGNITEADILRESKTLAAKYASGTIGAVKVMPRALRNINWLELLLSLGTIIIIFGFRKISKAVPSTLVALIAMSGIAIGFGLEYKPIEQIPEGLPVPKLEMFSHFNLGSISPYIFSALTLALLGAIDSLLTSIVADNMTKTKHKPNKELVGQGIGNSIAAIFGGIPGAGATIRTVVNINAGGKTRLSGMIAGVLLLFILLALGPIASKIPAAVLSGILITVGIGVMDYKGLKAIPILPKDIFLGPVKLSSEVLIMIIVLLLSTFWDLIFAVGIGLLISCLMFMKLIGDLTAERSEVGPLKEEAWPDEIDFPKNLKDKVFIKHIKGPLFFGSTSEFEQLYKQIPEGAKTVVIRLSRMQYMDQTGLYVMEDTLQDLRVRGVDVIFVGLLKQPRYMMERIDIIPDFIPEERIFKSFKTYLMSLSK; from the coding sequence ATGAAAGGCTTTTTTTCAAATATCAAAGGCGATGCTTTTGGTGGTATTACTGCCGGAGTCGTAGCACTTCCTTTAGCGCTTGCATTTGGGGTTTCCTCTGGCTTAGGACCTAGCGCTGGACTCTATGGCGCAATATTTATCAGTTTTTTTGCAGCCCTTTTTGGAGGAACTAATACCCAAATTTCTGGACCTACAGCGCCAATGACTGCAGTAAGTATGGTTGTAATTGCCAGCATCGTGGTTGCAAGCGATGGTGATGTGAACAAAGCATTACCTTCTATACTGATGGTTTTTTTCCTAGCAGGCCTAATTCAAGTTGGTCTAGGGCTTGTTGGAGTGGGAAAATATATTAAATACATTCCCTATCCTGTTGTTTCTGGGTTTATGACAGCAATAGGAGTGATCATTCTTTTAACTCAAATTCTACCATCTTTAGGTTATAGTCCTAAAGAAGACATGGAATATGTGAACCAGTTTAAGCCTCAAGCGGAAGAAATCATACTAGAAAACATATTGAAAGAAGAGGCGGGAGAAGGCTTGCTTGTTTTGGAAGATTTCAAAGAAACTATCAGGCGAGCTGGCAATATTACTGAGGCAGATATCCTACGAGAGTCTAAAACTCTTGCGGCAAAATACGCTTCGGGTACAATTGGTGCAGTAAAAGTAATGCCTCGGGCGCTTCGCAACATAAACTGGCTAGAGCTGCTTCTTTCGCTTGGCACAATTATAATCATCTTTGGTTTTAGAAAGATATCAAAAGCAGTCCCTAGCACACTTGTTGCACTTATAGCGATGTCTGGAATTGCTATTGGCTTTGGACTGGAATACAAGCCGATCGAACAAATCCCTGAGGGACTTCCTGTGCCTAAATTAGAGATGTTTTCTCATTTCAATCTTGGCAGTATTAGCCCCTATATATTCTCGGCACTCACATTGGCGCTTTTGGGAGCTATAGACTCTTTACTAACAAGTATAGTGGCCGACAACATGACAAAAACCAAACACAAACCAAATAAAGAACTTGTTGGTCAGGGCATCGGTAATAGTATCGCCGCAATTTTTGGTGGAATTCCAGGTGCGGGTGCAACCATCCGAACTGTAGTTAACATCAATGCTGGAGGAAAGACTAGATTGTCTGGAATGATTGCTGGTGTTTTGCTGTTGTTTATTCTTCTTGCATTAGGACCAATTGCGTCAAAAATTCCTGCGGCTGTATTATCTGGAATTCTTATAACTGTTGGTATAGGGGTTATGGATTATAAGGGGCTTAAGGCTATACCTATATTGCCAAAAGATATTTTCCTTGGGCCTGTTAAACTAAGCTCTGAGGTACTGATTATGATAATTGTTTTACTATTATCAACTTTTTGGGATTTAATTTTCGCGGTTGGAATTGGGCTTCTTATTTCTTGTTTGATGTTCATGAAGCTTATTGGTGACCTTACCGCAGAAAGATCAGAAGTTGGGCCGCTTAAAGAGGAAGCTTGGCCTGATGAAATTGATTTTCCAAAAAATTTAAAGGATAAGGTGTTTATTAAACATATTAAAGGGCCTCTTTTCTTTGGTTCGACCTCGGAATTTGAACAGCTTTACAAACAAATTCCAGAAGGCGCTAAAACGGTAGTGATTCGGCTTAGCAGAATGCAATATATGGACCAAACGGGTTTATATGTTATGGAAGACACCCTTCAAGACCTAAGGGTTAGGGGGGTAGATGTAATTTTTGTAGGTCTATTGAAACAGCCTAGGTATATGATGGAGCGAATTGATATTATACCAGATTTTATTCCTGAAGAGCGTATTTTTAAATCTTTCAAAACGTACTTAATGTCGCTTTCTAAATGA
- a CDS encoding thymidine kinase, with translation MFLENTVNPKEQFGWIEVICGSMFSGKTEELIRRLKRAQFAKQKVEIFKPAIDVRYDDERVISHDANEIRSTPVPAASNIPLLADGCDVVGIDEAQFFDDEIVSVCNVLANKGIRVIVAGLDMDFKGNPFGPMPNLMATAEYVTKVHAVCTRTGNLAQYSFRKLNDDKLVLLGEVNEYEPLSRSAFYKAMTEEKIKGIKVVDPENIADNKTEN, from the coding sequence ATGTTTCTTGAAAATACAGTAAACCCTAAAGAACAATTTGGATGGATTGAAGTCATCTGTGGATCCATGTTTTCTGGAAAAACAGAAGAGTTGATTCGTCGCCTAAAACGTGCTCAATTTGCCAAACAAAAAGTTGAAATATTTAAACCGGCAATAGATGTCCGCTACGACGACGAACGTGTTATTTCTCACGACGCTAACGAAATTCGATCGACGCCCGTGCCCGCTGCTTCCAATATCCCTCTTCTTGCTGACGGCTGCGATGTTGTGGGTATAGACGAAGCTCAATTTTTTGATGACGAAATAGTGAGCGTCTGTAATGTGCTGGCCAACAAAGGGATTCGTGTAATTGTTGCGGGATTAGATATGGACTTTAAAGGCAACCCATTCGGTCCTATGCCGAATCTCATGGCTACAGCCGAATATGTCACTAAAGTGCACGCTGTTTGCACAAGAACAGGAAACTTGGCCCAGTATAGCTTCCGCAAATTAAATGACGATAAGCTTGTGCTCTTAGGTGAAGTAAACGAATATGAGCCCCTTAGTCGTAGCGCGTTTTACAAAGCTATGACTGAGGAAAAGATAAAAGGTATTAAAGTTGTAGACCCTGAAAATATAGCGGATAATAAGACCGAAAATTAA
- a CDS encoding vWA domain-containing protein, which yields MFQLEEDIWFWLLFIVLGMLIVFLWVQIWKKKTKREFSDLELLARLSPDQSVFKSVLKFIVLSLSIVCLIIALVNPKMGTSLQTVKRQGVDVVFAIDVSKSMLAEDIAPNRLEKAKQLTTQIINSLVSDRVGIIAYAGKAIPQLPITTDYAAAKMFLQNMNTEMLSSQGTAINEAIQLSRSYYNDEEQTNRVLVIISDGEDHNDSSINVAGAAAEEGIKIYTIGVGSEKGGPIPLKKNGVVMSYKKNQSGETVITKLNKKTLAEIAENTNGSYVDGKNTKSVTETVSDILNKMDKKEFEAKEFADYEDQFQWFLGLGLFFLILDILFLERKTAWLKRLNLFNENL from the coding sequence ATGTTTCAACTCGAAGAAGACATATGGTTTTGGCTTTTATTTATAGTGCTTGGTATGCTTATTGTATTCTTGTGGGTACAAATATGGAAGAAAAAGACTAAGCGAGAGTTTTCCGATTTGGAATTATTGGCTCGTTTAAGTCCAGACCAATCAGTGTTTAAATCTGTCCTGAAGTTTATTGTGCTTTCGCTCAGCATTGTTTGTTTAATTATCGCCTTAGTAAACCCAAAAATGGGCACATCACTACAAACGGTCAAAAGACAAGGGGTTGATGTTGTTTTTGCTATAGATGTATCCAAAAGTATGTTGGCAGAGGACATTGCGCCCAATCGCCTTGAAAAAGCAAAGCAGCTCACTACGCAAATTATAAATAGCCTTGTTAGTGATCGTGTTGGTATCATTGCCTACGCGGGAAAGGCTATTCCACAATTGCCAATTACAACAGATTATGCTGCTGCAAAAATGTTTCTTCAGAACATGAATACAGAAATGCTTTCTTCCCAGGGTACAGCTATAAATGAGGCTATTCAGCTGTCTCGTAGCTATTACAATGATGAAGAGCAAACAAATCGGGTGTTGGTTATTATTTCAGATGGGGAAGACCACAACGACTCGAGTATCAATGTTGCTGGGGCTGCCGCAGAAGAAGGGATCAAAATATACACCATTGGTGTTGGTAGTGAAAAAGGAGGACCAATTCCATTGAAGAAAAATGGAGTTGTGATGAGTTATAAAAAAAACCAAAGCGGGGAAACTGTAATTACAAAATTAAACAAAAAAACACTGGCTGAAATTGCTGAAAACACGAATGGTTCATATGTTGATGGTAAAAACACCAAGAGTGTAACAGAAACAGTTAGCGATATTTTGAATAAAATGGATAAAAAGGAGTTTGAAGCCAAAGAGTTTGCTGATTATGAAGATCAATTCCAATGGTTTTTAGGATTAGGTCTTTTCTTTTTAATTTTGGATATTCTTTTTTTAGAAAGAAAAACTGCTTGGCTCAAGCGCCTGAATTTGTTTAATGAAAATCTATGA
- a CDS encoding VWA domain-containing protein: MLQGIEFTHTELLWLLLLLPPLLLWYVIKHKKQTAVLEISNSSGLVKGSLFWTVLKHCLFGFRTLALVLIIVAMARPQSVDVSTKTKKTRGIDIVMAIDVSASMLAKDLKPNRLEALKDVAGKFIARRPNDRIGLVEYAGESYTRTPVTSDKNIIFNSLKEIKYNTIITGGTAIGMGLATAVNRIKDSKAKSKIIILLTDGVNNSGFIDPLTASELASEYGIKTYTIGLGSNGMALSPVAIRNGKIQYSRIQVEIDEKLLKEIAQGTGGKYFRATNNKKLEEIYAEINQLEKTEIEEFKYYNYEEKFRPLVLWALALLVFEFLLRHTLLKSFI; the protein is encoded by the coding sequence ATGCTGCAAGGAATAGAATTTACACATACAGAATTGCTTTGGTTACTGCTGCTGCTTCCTCCGCTGCTACTGTGGTATGTTATAAAACATAAAAAACAAACTGCGGTTCTAGAAATTTCAAATAGCTCAGGGTTGGTAAAAGGAAGTTTGTTTTGGACTGTTTTAAAACATTGTTTGTTCGGCTTCCGTACGCTTGCCCTTGTCTTAATCATTGTTGCAATGGCAAGGCCACAGAGCGTTGACGTCTCCACTAAAACAAAAAAAACTCGTGGGATTGACATTGTGATGGCTATTGATGTATCGGCAAGCATGCTTGCAAAGGATTTAAAACCAAACAGACTTGAGGCACTAAAAGACGTAGCGGGTAAGTTTATAGCCCGAAGGCCAAATGATAGAATAGGTCTTGTAGAATATGCAGGGGAAAGTTACACAAGAACTCCAGTCACAAGCGATAAAAATATTATTTTTAATTCCTTAAAAGAAATAAAATACAACACAATCATCACGGGTGGAACGGCAATTGGAATGGGGCTTGCAACGGCTGTCAATCGCATAAAAGACAGTAAAGCTAAAAGTAAAATTATTATTCTTTTAACCGATGGAGTTAATAACTCTGGTTTTATAGATCCGCTAACGGCAAGTGAGTTGGCTTCAGAGTATGGAATAAAGACCTATACCATCGGCCTAGGAAGTAACGGTATGGCATTGTCTCCTGTAGCTATTCGAAATGGCAAAATCCAATACTCTAGAATTCAAGTTGAAATTGATGAAAAATTACTTAAAGAAATTGCTCAGGGAACTGGCGGAAAGTACTTTAGGGCAACAAACAACAAAAAACTTGAAGAAATTTATGCTGAAATTAACCAGCTTGAAAAAACAGAAATAGAAGAATTTAAATATTATAATTACGAAGAGAAGTTTCGGCCACTGGTCCTATGGGCCCTTGCATTACTAGTTTTTGAATTTTTGCTTCGTCACACCTTATTAAAAAGTTTTATTTAA
- a CDS encoding NAD(P)H-dependent glycerol-3-phosphate dehydrogenase, with protein MTTELKYAVFGNGSWATAIVKMLCEKTASINWYVRKQQTIDYIQKEQHNPSYLSSVSFNTDQLRLSSDINEVAASADVLVFAIPSAFVYAQLKKLNIDISTKIILSAVKGIIPETGLLVGEHFHQHRAVPFDQIAVLAGPCHAEEVALERLSYLTVACTNTTTATAIASQLSSHYIQTKTHDDVIGAEYAAMLKNIYAIAAGMAHGFGYGDNFQSVLMSNAIREMKRFIKKVYKMKRKINETVYLGDLLVTGYSTFSRNRMFGNMIGKGYTVKSAQMEMNMIAEGYYATKSAYLINQAHENSARTPIIKMVYDVLYKEKNPKEALRELAEKFD; from the coding sequence ATGACGACGGAGTTGAAATATGCGGTTTTTGGAAATGGGAGTTGGGCAACAGCGATTGTAAAAATGCTATGTGAGAAAACAGCATCAATTAATTGGTATGTTCGTAAGCAACAAACAATTGATTACATTCAAAAAGAACAACACAACCCTTCTTATTTAAGCTCTGTATCTTTCAATACAGATCAATTAAGACTCAGTTCAGATATAAATGAGGTTGCCGCATCGGCCGACGTTCTTGTGTTTGCCATTCCCTCAGCTTTTGTGTATGCGCAATTAAAGAAACTTAACATAGACATTTCAACTAAAATTATTCTCTCTGCTGTTAAGGGCATTATTCCAGAGACAGGCTTGCTCGTTGGTGAGCATTTCCACCAACACAGAGCAGTCCCATTTGACCAAATTGCGGTCTTGGCGGGCCCATGCCATGCGGAGGAAGTTGCCCTCGAGCGCCTTTCGTATTTGACGGTAGCCTGTACGAACACCACTACAGCTACAGCTATAGCTAGCCAACTCTCTAGTCATTATATTCAAACAAAAACCCATGACGATGTTATTGGAGCCGAATATGCAGCTATGCTGAAAAACATTTACGCCATTGCTGCTGGGATGGCGCACGGCTTTGGTTATGGAGACAATTTTCAAAGTGTACTAATGAGTAATGCAATTCGTGAAATGAAACGCTTTATTAAAAAAGTGTACAAAATGAAGCGAAAAATAAATGAAACGGTTTATTTGGGTGATCTTTTGGTTACAGGGTATTCAACTTTTTCACGAAACAGGATGTTTGGTAACATGATTGGAAAAGGATATACAGTGAAATCAGCCCAAATGGAAATGAATATGATTGCCGAAGGCTATTATGCCACAAAAAGCGCATATTTAATAAATCAAGCGCATGAAAATTCGGCCAGAACACCGATTATTAAAATGGTCTATGATGTGCTTTATAAAGAAAAAAACCCTAAAGAAGCACTCAGAGAGCTGGCTGAAAAATTCGATTAA
- a CDS encoding BatD family protein has product MKFRVLIFLMFLSSFSYAQVVFEAKASKTQLGVNERLRVDFTMNEDGDNFTPPSFEGFKVVGGPSQSIKNYSINGKRSFSKSYSYFLSPTKRGVFTIGQSSIEINGESYKTAPMKITVTTAVDVPKDPNDPNYIASENIHLVAEVSTTNPYLNEPVSVVYKLYVAENTGVRNWSELDSPRYNDFWSQNIDVKGQNVREGKYKGEDYRYAVLKKTVLYPQKTGKLNIEPLTLDVSVEVPSKRRDIFGRFITTTANLTVTAGKRTINVKPLPSAGRPKDFSGAVGRFDFSLSSSKKKLEVTEAFNLKLKVSGSGNLKLFELPKPKLPSALEVYEPEHSEKVSTNLSGMKGSITDTYTIVPNDQGRYPIPAVSFSYFDLKSEAYKTIKSNELVVSVIGSSGVTPNGDSNTKEVQKTNVTALSKQFFSFKSNADLEPIAQNAFYNTKLFWWLFLGPLLLIPLLIIFTRKQEKRAMDVAGNKTRRTNKLARKYFGSAKKAIGEKEAFYVALERALHNYLKSRLKIETSELSKEKIALLLEKRGVDQLYVQSFLNIIESCELARYTPLQASDMTRAYKKSVEVINTLDKQLK; this is encoded by the coding sequence ATGAAATTTAGAGTGCTTATTTTTTTGATGTTCCTTTCAAGTTTTAGCTATGCTCAAGTCGTTTTCGAAGCAAAAGCAAGCAAAACACAATTAGGAGTAAATGAGCGTTTGCGTGTAGACTTCACCATGAACGAAGATGGCGACAATTTCACACCGCCTAGCTTTGAAGGCTTCAAAGTCGTTGGCGGACCAAGTCAATCCATAAAAAACTATTCCATAAACGGTAAGCGTTCGTTTTCTAAGAGTTATAGCTATTTTTTGTCTCCAACAAAAAGAGGGGTGTTTACCATAGGGCAATCCAGTATTGAAATAAACGGAGAATCCTACAAAACCGCCCCAATGAAAATTACAGTCACAACAGCTGTAGATGTACCAAAAGACCCTAATGACCCAAACTATATTGCTTCAGAGAATATCCATTTGGTTGCAGAGGTTTCTACAACAAACCCGTACCTCAACGAGCCTGTAAGTGTTGTTTATAAACTATATGTAGCAGAAAATACTGGTGTGAGAAACTGGTCTGAACTAGACAGTCCTAGGTATAATGATTTTTGGAGCCAGAACATTGATGTTAAGGGTCAAAACGTACGAGAGGGAAAATATAAAGGAGAAGACTATCGCTACGCTGTTTTGAAAAAAACAGTGCTTTACCCTCAAAAAACAGGAAAATTAAATATTGAGCCGCTCACCTTAGACGTAAGTGTTGAGGTGCCCTCAAAGAGGCGAGATATTTTTGGGCGATTTATAACTACTACGGCTAATTTGACAGTAACAGCTGGAAAAAGAACTATCAATGTAAAACCTTTGCCTAGCGCTGGAAGACCAAAGGATTTTTCAGGGGCTGTTGGACGTTTTGACTTTAGTCTTTCTTCGAGCAAAAAGAAGTTAGAAGTCACAGAAGCGTTCAACTTAAAACTTAAGGTGTCTGGAAGTGGTAATCTCAAGTTATTCGAGCTCCCTAAGCCGAAACTTCCCAGTGCGCTTGAAGTTTACGAGCCCGAACATTCCGAAAAAGTTTCTACAAACCTCTCAGGGATGAAAGGCAGTATAACAGATACTTATACGATTGTACCCAATGATCAGGGGCGGTACCCAATCCCCGCGGTTAGCTTTTCTTATTTTGACCTCAAGTCTGAGGCTTATAAAACAATTAAATCAAATGAGTTAGTGGTTTCGGTTATAGGAAGTTCTGGAGTAACGCCAAATGGTGATTCAAACACAAAAGAAGTGCAAAAAACAAACGTTACCGCACTCTCAAAACAGTTTTTTTCCTTTAAATCTAACGCAGATTTAGAGCCTATTGCTCAAAACGCCTTCTACAATACAAAGCTGTTTTGGTGGTTGTTCTTAGGGCCATTGCTTTTAATTCCGTTACTGATCATTTTTACGCGCAAGCAAGAAAAAAGAGCAATGGATGTTGCTGGAAATAAAACAAGAAGAACGAATAAGCTTGCTCGTAAATATTTTGGGTCAGCGAAAAAAGCAATTGGTGAAAAAGAGGCGTTTTATGTGGCCTTGGAGCGCGCATTACATAATTATCTGAAATCTAGATTGAAAATTGAAACAAGTGAATTATCCAAGGAAAAAATTGCGCTTCTTTTAGAAAAAAGAGGGGTGGATCAATTGTATGTCCAATCGTTTTTAAATATTATCGAATCTTGCGAGCTAGCCAGATACACCCCATTACAGGCTTCTGACATGACCCGCGCTTATAAAAAATCAGTTGAGGTAATTAACACATTAGACAAACAACTAAAATAA